The Tachysurus fulvidraco isolate hzauxx_2018 chromosome 4, HZAU_PFXX_2.0, whole genome shotgun sequence DNA window attcagctcacacatcactgatgtcctgatagttatacaagaacacttatttgggagaaatgttCTTTTAATACGTACGGccatcttaaaaaataaaatttaatatgtGTGCAAGTCCCTCGACGTCTCATTGCTGGCCTTCCCGCTCCTtaagttctctccagtgctggaaagttGATcctaacacgggtcctacttcttgccttatcgtaaacctttctttgctttctttctttgtttttatcaggCATGTCAGAGTTACagccgctttctgctaatgtcacacatgcgcactgaacactctctccacccatattgacaagacatgcccctttctgctcattggctacaggttagttttgtttttgttttgtttgccggCCCAACACAGTtttttgaagcatttctcaaacaacggagaccccacctttaatcaatacacaatgcTGATGTTGGCAAACTGGCCCTgctctgtgagtctgtgtgttagAGCTGCTTCCATTTCAAAATAATAGACCTTACACTTGACTGGGGAAGATATAGCAGGACAGAAATTTTATGAACTTTAACAAAAATTTAATCTGATGACACATTTTGAAGCCTGTGATTTTTCGGTAtgtttgtttcagtgtgtttgtctatgGAGATTGCATGGCTGTGTGCTCAATCTTATGCACCTGTTATCAAATGCTGTTATAACTGTTCTTTTCCGGGTCATTAAGTGTTCATCGCCTCATTATCAAGATGACTACTGGAGGCAGAGGAAGCTTGAAAATGTGTAGAGCAGCAGCTCAATCAGATCATACTGgaaaaatgcttttttataATCAATTATAAATGTCATGAATCAGAGTCAGGTGGATGTACACTCTAGATGAAAGTCAGTCAGAAGTCAAGAGCATGGTCAAAAATAGGCAACGGTTAAATGGACAAAACCAGATCAaacgagcgagagagagagagcgagagagagagcgagagcgagagagagagagagagagagagagagaagctggaaACTGGACTGCAAAGGAAAGTTCAGTGGTAAATTCCACTGAGAGGAAATAAAGATAAGGGACATATACAGAGTAGCAGATGAGATGTTGGCTAGGTGCTGGTTTTGGAAAACATCaggaaaaagttttaaaatgtagaGAGTGTAAAATGAGAGATGCAATGGGAAATGACTGAGCTggttaaacaaatgaaaagacAGGTGTGTTAGAAATCATGTGACTGAGTGCTGTAATGTTCTTTCTGTACTCATATCTGAAGGAAAAGCAGTGGatctaaatgttaaataaagaaattttcatcataatgtatttaaaactgaTACCTAAATGTTATGTTAAatcttaaatgtattttctgaTACTAATTCTATTTCCCATCAGaaattgctttttaaaaatctattaatctttaagctgtttttgttttaaatgaaagcaCTTCAGAGTTAAGTCTTCTGTTTGTCTTGTATAAAGTAAGTTGTCAGATTTGAATGTGTAGCTTTACATAATCAGCTGAAAGTATCATTATTATCTATTTGCACATGACTATAACTATATCTGACTGGGTACAGCACAGAATTCCATAAATTTCTGGTCTTAACTTTGCATGAGCATCATCAATACAGGTgctaaataaattgaaaaattgtgtttataaaactatttcctttttttgcaCTTCAGTGTTTATTTGTCATTCCATTTTGTCATGTCATGCCTTTGTTCTTTAGTCAcaacttaaataaaacattcacaaaAGACTGCTGTAAAGTGCCTTTTTTCAAACTATAGTATTATGTAATACGATAGTATTgtgatatataaacacacacacacacgcgtgcacacatacagtatatatctttttatatatatatatagatatagtaCTATTGTGTGGATTCTCTTCTCAGCATGCTCTGTGTGTTACCCCTCTGTGCAGCCATTTTTCTACAGTGAAAGAAGACGTTCAGAGGATGGACGAAAGCCAGGAGCATCAGAATAGTCAAAATAAGGTTCACCTGGAACAACAATAAGGTATAGACtgaatgcatttacatttacgttatttgacagacacccttatacagagagacatactgtacaaaatgCTTTGAAGTCACTATTAGTGAATGCATTAACACTGTAGGAactatttgtctatttttgtttgtgtaatgttaacATATAGTTTATTTTTGGTCTTTTGTGTTAATTTATGTTAATTAGAATTAGTGTTTGCTTTTCTTATTATACTTCTAATTGGATTGGTTAGTATTTCTTTTCTATTGGGTTAGGCCATGTGCACCTAGGGGATAAAAGGTGTTCAGATGTGTCAGCCCAGAATGCACATGGATGGGCCTATGGGTTTTTATCAGTTTGTTAAGTCAGTTGgtcaattaaatgaaattaaaaaaaaattatcaaacTTAACTCCAAAATAACTCTAATAATCACCAAGATTATGGCTGTGGCTGTTCGGACATTTAGGGGAAATTCATTCCAGcgcctcggtgccagaacagaaaagagtgtTGTTGTGTACCTACCTCTTAGCCTGAGAGATGTTGAGAGCAGTCAATCAGTGTTAGTAGCTCTAATTAATGGAATGGGAGGTTCATGAAAACCAACTTGTCTATGACTACATAGGCTTACATAGAAGGGATCCCCTCCAAAAGCTTTGACCAAAGCAAGACAAGGATACTGCAGCAGTGCCACCACAGCTGAGAGAGACATCACGAGTCCGTACAACTTCCCAAAGTGTTTGGCAGGAAACCTGTTACAATTCAAATCTTGTTCAAAATTCCAAATTAATGACTTTCAATACCAATTTTTCATACTGGTCCACTTACGCAATGCTGATGAATGCAGCGTTTCCTCCGTACAGGAAGGAACGGTTGAGAACCTGGAGGATGAACGTGGCGTACTGCAGAGGAAGAACAGGAATGGTTGCGCACACAGAGAAGAGAAGGCACTGCAGAGAGGTGAAGAAGAGAGACAGGATGGACGAGCGCAAGTCtgcttctttctctgtctctccttcaaagcaaagaggaagagagatatTTTAGGGATATTTCACTCTCGATTCTGGGTATAATCTCATTTGACAAAATTCTGTGTCTGACCTGGCTTCAATGCCTTCCCCTTGTGTCTGTCCATTAAAAAGCCATTCCATGGAGCACAGAGAAACCCAGACAGCTGAGTGAAGGCAAACGCATTGGTGTAGTGGCTAACTGTGGGGGATagatttttaaaggaaaatgtatatttaattccATACTGGGGATACCACAAACTAGCAATTAAACCTcttaaatacaatatttaaaaaacttgCAATATCCcagaacataataataataatgctacaCTATTTTGGTCTCTTTAGTGCTggtgtaaaatattaatatgtggtcagatttatttatttttatttactttatttaaactgagcatTTGCATTGGTCCACTTTTGCATGTCCTTAATACGTTAATACGTCTATTTTCTCAAATTTTTAGATTCTCGTGTTTTTGCTCATAGTTTTATCAAAGCTTAAAGTTTCTTTATATGTTtgcttctttctttattatgaTGCACCAGTACACCAAGGCAGATTCCAAGTCAGCAATTAAATCAGCAATAAAGGCGATTCTGCTTCTTATAGTTTACAGAAAAAACATTATCTTTCTCATCTAAACATGATTTCATTGCTAATACTACATTTAAACTAGTTTCTAATTACTGGACTTTTGCAAGGATGATGGAACAGATGGGAAATAATAACTAGAGTATTAAAGttaccaaacacaacataaaacaactTCTTACAGCTAATCCACAATATTTAcacttttctttgttaaatataataaattaaattatgtgGCCCTGTAAATTAACACCAATCAGTGTGGAGAATTTATGAGCACTTAGGTACAACAGAGGAATTACAGAACAGTGTTCTGTTGCTTTAGGGCTATTTACCAGTGGCTGGGTCCTGGTCTGCCAGTCGGTTCAGCATTGGGTTCAGCGTTCCAATGAAAAGATAATGACGCAGCTGCATGACTGAAAGCCATATCAGATGCCACACAAAGATCGAGGATAGAACACAGCTTTTAAAGCTGCTATCTGAAGAAAGGGGGAATGCAAGAGTGAGATTTGTGATGAGATGAgacaaagagtgagagagagagagagagagagagagagagagagagagagagagagagagagagagagagagagaagctgaaaGTTGGACTGCAAAGGAAAATTCAGTGGTAAATTCCACTGAGAGGAAATAAAGATAAGGGACATATACTGAGAGACCACAAGACAATAGCAGGTAAGTAGGTGGTctcaaaaaaaaaggtcttgaGATAAGGGCCTTCAATTTTCAAAGAAATACAACAATGTATTTTTCTTCAATGTGTGAAACTGTGAGCAGTACCTCTGCTTAAGCCTTCCTCCATCTGAGGCGAGCCTTCTGTACTTATTGTTTCATGGTCTCTGCTCATGCCTTGTCTTTCTCTGTTTGGCGTGGACTCCAGCTCAAGCTCATTTTCTTCAACATTATAGCACTTTGATCTATGACAGCTTACCCTGTACCTTGAGcaggtataaaaaaaagcaggtgGTTGGCATAAAGGACCTAACTGTTCCTTTGAGGTTATATGAAAACTTAATGTTCAGTGATTTTTACCCATAAGTGTAGCTCTCTGGGATTGAATAAGGGATGCGTGATTTGGGTAAAAGGAAAAGAGTTCGCAGTAGATGAATGATATCACAGGCAGACAGGAAGAGGAAAGAGGTCTGAAGGGAAATCCCTTTCTCATACAGGACCTTAATAAAAGGAGATTGTGGATGCTTATGAAATTCACCTGGATGACAAGCAATGTCTAGCTGATAATTGTGATCATTTTTGACATTTATCCGTGAATTGTTTTGCAATTAACTGTTACTTACTTTGATGATGAGGAAAATTGCAGATGAGGAATCAAAAGCACCATTGTAGAGAGTAATGATTGTCGAGCGATGATTGCCACAAAGGTTTCCCACCTGGTgagatacatttaaattaatatagcactttattttttaggCATAATTGCATAATTTTTAAAACTACTTTAATTGCTTTAGTACAAATGTGCTGACATGTACACTATTACATTGAATACCTGCATGTTTGTGAGAAGTAACAAAATGCCGCCCACAGCAATGAAAGAAAGGGCAGGGAAGAGAATGATGGAGAAAGCtggagggagaaaaaaataatttatcatcTTAGCTGGTTAATCAAGTACAATAAGTCTAACATCCAATTTTAGCTGTTTACCTTTGCTTGAAAATGCTACAAGCAATGTCCCTGTAGTATAGAGAAATCtgtaaggaaaaaaatagaatattttcAGACTATTAAAGCATGTATGGGGTGATATTTTGGATGATATTACTAAAAAAATTGCAACACAAAGGGGTCACTTTGTTTGTATAGCCCTCGACCTCGTCTAAACacgtacagtatacacacaatgcacaatgTGTCACGATCGAAAAAGCGTCTGTGTGACTGCATGTCTTTATTCTACGCAAGCAGTTACAGACTTAAACCCAAATCCAGCAAGAGTCATGCTTACAATTAAATTGTGCAATTATCTAGTTATGTAACTGCAACATCCAAGCAAGTATCTGTCATAGCGGATGAGCAAGTGTTGAGatttatcaaataaacaaaatctacAGAGCTAAATATTCTCTGAATTATTATCAAAGGAGAATTAATCTGGCCTCAGTTTTTAAAGCTAGGCTTATCTTAAATTCCATTGAGCTAATAATTTCCTTCTAGTTTATTTACCCACTCCTATAATTTTGATTGACAGGCAGGGACGACTATTTCCATGCAAATGGGTTAATATACCTggaatatttacatatttacttatttaataagACATATTTACTTTAATCCATCTAAGTGTAAAGTGGACAAAGCAGTTCCGAAATCCCACAGCTCCAGTGTTCGATCTGGAGTTGGGGTTACTGTCTCTGTGGGGTTTTACATGTtctctttgtgtatgtgtgggtttcctcagggttccaCTGTCCTCCCACATCttaaaaaacatgctggtaggtgGAGAGGCTACAGTAAGATGTTTATAGGTGTGAATGATTGTCTGAATTGTACCCTTTGATGGACTGCCATCCAATCCAGAGAGTTATTCCACCTTTTAAGTGTTACTGAGATAGTCTTAACTTACTcgaaatgaatgaacaaaaacatgaagCCAATTTGCTGAAATGTTATTTTAGGATACTTCCAGTAGCTTTAATTAAATTGTGGTTTATAATTTTGTTGGGTCTGATATGTTGAATTGTTATTTACTTCATAATGAATTCTCGTCTGTAGTACAGCGTGTGTGCGGGATTTCTTGGACTGGGATGGTTGTGGcatcattttaatttgatcCTGTGAACTTTTAGGTTGCATTTCTCAtctaatgtattattttacataattgATCATCTACACAATTATTACTCAATATGTTTCCCTTACACTGGTTGGTGTCATATGTTACAGTGCAATTTTTATGAACTCACATTGCCAGAAGTCTTGTAGCCATCGTTCCATACAGGTCAAAAAGGAAGCCGTTGGGGAAAGTGAGAAAGTTGTTCATGAAGGAAGCAACAGTGAAGATTAGAGACAACTGCTCATCCTGAGCACTGCAGTCtatataataaaagaataattttcAAAATGGATTATATTGAAATCCTAAAGCTGTGCAACATGTGACAGTCACATCACTACATTTCtctacaaatatatttatagtcAATCAAACAGCTTTGAGACATAAATCTACATTCCTAACAAAAACAGATACGATAACAGACAACGAAACAAGACCTGCTACACAGCATTGTACACTATGCATGAAAATACCAGACACATGTTTTTCATTCTCACCTTTATCTGTTGTTCCATTTGCTGtagtcacattaacacacagatCACTAAAGTATCCATCAGtctttaaaacaaatacaagaGAAGCCCATCCAAACACAACACCGGCAAAGCACAGGCACTCTAGCAGTCCTGTTACAAGGGTCAGTTTGTATCGAACCCTTCTTGATCTTGATTCACCATCACAGCCTACCATTGTGCTCTACTGAAACACTGTGTCTTCAATAATACCTTACAGCCTGCTACGAGTTTTATAGCACTGTAATAGTTGCTGGAATTTTACCAGATGCGCCAGTGTGATAGTAAAAAGAGACCGGAGTGATGAGGGAGAGACGCAGCATGGAGGGACGAGATAAAAACAGATCACACTTTTGAACCAGACAACTGAGCTAGGTTTGGCCTAGTCATGGATACTCATAGAGCCACTTCTGAAAATCTGCAAAAGAAGTGAGTGGGAAAAAGCAAAGTGAACATTAACAGTGGCAACAAGAATGTGAAAAAAACACTTATAAGAAAATATTCATGTAATTTTAGGTCAGTCACGGACTTCAGCTGCAACTTTTGAGTCATGTTCCTCTTTCCAACTGTTATTTAGTTCCccaaaatgtaatcatttttaggatgtttttttctttctcacatgTTAAATCTAGAAAGAAGCAACAATGATATGATAGTATGCATGCACTATTTTCTTTGCATTTAACTAAGTGGGATTAATTAGTGGTATCtgtctgtaaataaaatggttCTACAGTTTACTCCCACCTCCTGAAATGATTTGGACTTTGTTACACtccaattttgtgtgtgtgtgtgtgtgtgtgtgtgtgtgtgtgtgtgtgtgtgtgtgtgtgtgtgtgtgtttggaaaatccagggtgtatccctaTCCTGTTTTCCAGGGACAGGCCTG harbors:
- the slc43a3a gene encoding solute carrier family 43 member 3a isoform X3 encodes the protein MVGCDGESRSRRVRYKLTLVTGLLECLCFAGVVFGWASLVFVLKTDGYFSDLCVNVTTANGTTDKDCSAQDEQLSLIFTVASFMNNFLTFPNGFLFDLYGTMATRLLAIFLYTTGTLLVAFSSKAFSIILFPALSFIAVGGILLLLTNMQVGNLCGNHRSTIITLYNGAFDSSSAIFLIIKVLYEKGISLQTSFLFLSACDIIHLLRTLFLLPKSRIPYSIPESYTYGVSCHRSKCYNVEENELELESTPNRERQGMSRDHETISTEGSPQMEEGLSRDSSFKSCVLSSIFVWHLIWLSVMQLRHYLFIGTLNPMLNRLADQDPATVSHYTNAFAFTQLSGFLCAPWNGFLMDRHKGKALKPGETEKEADLRSSILSLFFTSLQCLLFSVCATIPVLPLQYATFILQVLNRSFLYGGNAAFISIAFPAKHFGKLYGLVMSLSAVVALLQYPCLALVKAFGGDPFYVNLILTILMLLAFVHPLNVFFHCRKMAAQRGNTQSMLRRESTQ
- the slc43a3a gene encoding solute carrier family 43 member 3a isoform X1 produces the protein MVGCDGESRSRRVRYKLTLVTGLLECLCFAGVVFGWASLVFVLKTDGYFSDLCVNVTTANGTTDKDCSAQDEQLSLIFTVASFMNNFLTFPNGFLFDLYGTMATRLLAIFLYTTGTLLVAFSSKAFSIILFPALSFIAVGGILLLLTNMQVGNLCGNHRSTIITLYNGAFDSSSAIFLIIKVLYEKGISLQTSFLFLSACDIIHLLRTLFLLPKSRIPYSIPESYTYGYRVSCHRSKCYNVEENELELESTPNRERQGMSRDHETISTEGSPQMEEGLSRDSSFKSCVLSSIFVWHLIWLSVMQLRHYLFIGTLNPMLNRLADQDPATVSHYTNAFAFTQLSGFLCAPWNGFLMDRHKGKALKPGETEKEADLRSSILSLFFTSLQCLLFSVCATIPVLPLQYATFILQVLNRSFLYGGNAAFISIAFPAKHFGKLYGLVMSLSAVVALLQYPCLALVKAFGGDPFYVNLILTILMLLAFVHPLNVFFHCRKMAAQRGNTQSMLRRESTQ
- the slc43a3a gene encoding solute carrier family 43 member 3a isoform X2; translation: MVGCDGESRSRRVRYKLTLVTGLLECLCFAGVVFGWASLVFVLKTDGYFSDLCVNVTTANGTTDKDCSAQDEQLSLIFTVASFMNNFLTFPNGFLFDLYGTMATRLLAIFLYTTGTLLVAFSSKAFSIILFPALSFIAVGGILLLLTNMQVGNLCGNHRSTIITLYNGAFDSSSAIFLIIKVLYEKGISLQTSFLFLSACDIIHLLRTLFLLPKSRIPYSIPESYTYGYRVSCHRSKCYNVEENELELESTPNRERQGMSRDHETISTEGSPQMEEGLSRDSSFKSCVLSSIFVWHLIWLSVMQLRHYLFIGTLNPMLNRLADQDPATVSHYTNAFAFTQLSGFLCAPWNGFLMDRHKGKALKPGETEKEADLRSSILSLFFTSLQCLLFSVCATIPVLPLQYATFILQVLNRSFLYGGNAAFISIAFPAKHFGKLYGLVMSLSAVVALLQYPCLALVKAFGGDPFYVNLILTILMLLAFVHPLNVFFHCRKMAAQRGNTQSMLRRESTQ
- the slc43a3a gene encoding solute carrier family 43 member 3a isoform X6, giving the protein MVGCDGESRSRRVRYKLTLVTGLLECLCFAGVVFGWASLVFVLKTDGYFSDLCVNVTTANGTTDKDCSAQDEQLSLIFTVASFMNNFLTFPNGFLFDLYGTMATRLLAIFLYTTGTLLVAFSSKAFSIILFPALSFIAVGGILLLLTNMQVGNLCGNHRSTIITLYNGAFDSSSAIFLIIKVLYEKGISLQTSFLFLSACDIIHLLRTLFLLPKSRIPYSIPESYTYGYRVSCHRSKCYNVEENELELESTPNRERQGMSRDHETISTEGSPQMEEGLSRDSSFKSCVLSSIFVWHLIWLSVMQLRHYLFIGTLNPMLNRLADQDPATVSHYTNAFAFTQLSGFLCAPWNGFLMDRHKGKALKPGETEKEADLRSSILSLFFTSLQCLLFSVCATIPVLPLQYATFILQVLNRSFLYGGNAAFISIA
- the slc43a3a gene encoding solute carrier family 43 member 3a isoform X5 — translated: MVGCDGESRSRRVRYKLTLVTGLLECLCFAGVVFGWASLVFVLKTDGYFSDLCVNVTTANGTTDKDCSAQDEQLSLIFTVASFMNNFLTFPNGFLFDLYGTMATRLLAIFLYTTGTLLVAFSSKAFSIILFPALSFIAVGGILLLLTNMQVGNLCGNHRSTIITLYNGAFDSSSAIFLIIKVLYEKGISLQTSFLFLSACDIIHLLRTLFLLPKSRIPYSIPESYTYGYRVSCHRSKCYNVEENELELESTPNRERQGMSRDHETISTEGSPQMEEGLSRDSSFKSCVLSSIFVWHLIWLSVMQLRHYLFIGTLNPMLNRLADQDPATVSHYTNAFAFTQLSGFLCAPWNGFLMDRHKGKALKPGETEKEADLRSSILSLFFTSLQCLLFSVCATIPVLPLQYATFILQVLNRSFLYGGNAAFISIAFPAKHFGKLYGLVMSLSAVVALLQATNTD
- the slc43a3a gene encoding solute carrier family 43 member 3a isoform X4, with amino-acid sequence MVGCDGESRSRRVRYKLTLVTGLLECLCFAGVVFGWASLVFVLKTDGYFSDLCVNVTTANGTTDKDCSAQDEQLSLIFTVASFMNNFLTFPNGFLFDLYGTMATRLLAIFLYTTGTLLVAFSSKAFSIILFPALSFIAVGGILLLLTNMQVGNLCGNHRSTIITLYNGAFDSSSAIFLIIKVLYEKGISLQTSFLFLSACDIIHLLRTLFLLPKSRIPYSIPESYTYGYRVSCHRSKCYNVEENELELESTPNRERQGMSRDHETISTEGSPQMEEGLSRDSSFKSCVLSSIFVWHLIWLSVMQLRHYLFIGTLNPMLNRLADQDPATVSHYTNAFAFTQLSGFLCAPWNGFLMDRHKGKALKPGETEKEADLRSSILSLFFTSLQCLLFSVCATIPVLPLQYATFILQVLNRSFLYGGNAAFISIAFPAKHFGKLYGLVMSLSAVVALLQYPCLALVKAFGGDPFYVSLCSHRQVGFHEPPIPLIRATNTD